From a single bacterium genomic region:
- a CDS encoding WbqC family protein has protein sequence MCKVICAIYQPQYLPWLSYFDKIQRSDIFVF, from the coding sequence ATGTGCAAAGTGATTTGTGCTATCTATCAGCCTCAATATTTACCTTGGCTTAGCTATTTTGATAAGATACAAAGAAGTGACATTTTTGTTTTTTAG
- a CDS encoding acyl carrier protein, which yields MGVREDVKKIIVEKLGVEEKQVTDEARFIDDLGADSLDTVELVMAFEEKFGMEIPDEEAEKLTTVGSAIKYVEEKLIKK from the coding sequence ATGGGAGTAAGAGAAGATGTTAAAAAAATTATCGTCGAGAAGCTCGGTGTAGAGGAAAAGCAGGTTACTGATGAGGCTCGTTTTATTGATGACTTAGGAGCAGATTCACTTGATACTGTTGAGCTTGTGATGGCTTTTGAGGAAAAGTTTGGTATGGAAATACCGGATGAGGAAGCAGAAAAGCTTACAACGGTTGGTTCTGCAATTAAATATGTTGAGGAAAAGCTAATCAAAAAATAA
- the fabF gene encoding beta-ketoacyl-ACP synthase II, with amino-acid sequence MKRRVVVTGLGAITPIGLSVKEFWQALLSGTSGVSKITKFDTTEFPVKIGAGVKGFDPAKYFSPKEIRRLDRCSQFAVAATFEAIKDAELKIETEDPLMIGVIVGSGIGGIETWEAEFKHIEQSPRKVSPFFIPMMIINSVSGEISIRLGVKGPNFAVVSACATAAHAIGEAYRLIKHGDADMIITGGTEAAITPLSVAGFANMKALSTRNDEPEKASRPFDKERDGFVIGEGAGIIILEELTHAINRGAKVYCEVVGYGMTCDAYHLTAPEPEGREAARCMKLALQEGDIHLEELDYINAHGTSTPLNDKIETVAIKLALGEHAKKVAISSTKSMIGHLLGAAGAVELITTVLSIRDSIIHPTINLEIQDPECDLDYVPNKAREKNIRVALSNSFGFGGHNASIALKKFEK; translated from the coding sequence ATGAAACGGCGTGTGGTAGTCACAGGATTGGGTGCAATTACACCAATAGGGTTATCGGTCAAAGAGTTTTGGCAAGCTCTACTCTCAGGAACTTCGGGTGTTTCAAAGATTACTAAGTTTGATACAACTGAATTCCCTGTTAAAATAGGAGCAGGAGTTAAAGGCTTTGACCCAGCCAAGTATTTTTCTCCCAAAGAAATAAGGCGGTTGGATAGATGTAGCCAGTTTGCAGTAGCAGCTACATTTGAAGCTATAAAAGATGCTGAACTAAAGATTGAAACCGAAGATCCTCTAATGATAGGTGTCATTGTGGGCTCAGGTATAGGAGGAATAGAGACTTGGGAGGCAGAATTTAAGCACATTGAACAGTCTCCAAGAAAAGTCTCACCATTTTTTATTCCAATGATGATAATAAACTCGGTGTCTGGTGAAATTTCTATAAGATTGGGAGTAAAGGGACCAAATTTTGCAGTAGTATCCGCTTGTGCTACAGCGGCTCATGCAATTGGTGAGGCATATAGATTAATAAAACATGGGGATGCAGACATGATTATAACTGGTGGCACTGAAGCTGCTATAACACCGCTATCAGTTGCAGGATTTGCAAATATGAAAGCTTTATCTACAAGGAATGATGAACCAGAAAAAGCATCAAGACCGTTTGATAAAGAGAGGGATGGCTTTGTGATAGGAGAGGGAGCTGGAATAATTATTCTTGAGGAATTGACTCATGCGATAAATAGGGGTGCAAAAGTATATTGTGAAGTTGTAGGTTATGGGATGACCTGTGACGCATATCATCTCACAGCACCTGAACCCGAAGGAAGGGAAGCAGCAAGATGTATGAAACTTGCATTACAGGAGGGCGATATTCATCTTGAAGAATTAGATTATATAAATGCTCATGGAACATCTACTCCATTAAATGATAAAATAGAAACCGTAGCAATAAAGCTTGCACTCGGCGAGCATGCAAAAAAGGTAGCAATATCATCTACTAAGTCAATGATAGGTCACTTATTAGGTGCAGCTGGGGCAGTTGAGCTTATTACTACTGTCCTGTCTATACGAGACTCTATAATACATCCAACAATAAATCTTGAAATCCAAGACCCAGAGTGTGACCTTGACTATGTCCCGAATAAAGCAAGGGAGAAAAATATAAGAGTTGCACTCTCAAACTCATTTGGGTTTGGTGGTCATAATGCATCTATAGCACTTAAAAAATTTGAAAAGTAA
- the rdgB gene encoding RdgB/HAM1 family non-canonical purine NTP pyrophosphatase: MKKIVIATKNLDKFSEIKTILKELPVEFINLRNTILPEERGNSLEENAIIKAETGAKLMHTISISDDTGLEVDALNGLPGVYSSRFAGINVTHPSVILSKAKESPHNISYEENRKKLLKLLESKPMNERKAKFRCVVAVAQMGKRTKIFEGKVYGYITEEERGKFGFGYDSIFMVPKLGKTFAELPPEKKNKISHRALALLKAKKYLKNQLLVGNQSENKKH; the protein is encoded by the coding sequence ATAAAGAAAATCGTAATAGCTACAAAAAATCTTGATAAATTTAGCGAGATTAAAACAATTCTAAAAGAGCTACCAGTTGAATTCATTAATTTAAGAAATACTATTTTACCTGAGGAACGTGGTAATAGTTTAGAAGAAAATGCAATTATAAAGGCAGAAACTGGTGCTAAGCTCATGCATACCATTTCTATCAGTGACGATACTGGATTAGAAGTAGATGCACTCAATGGGTTACCAGGAGTTTATTCATCACGTTTTGCTGGCATTAATGTTACCCATCCCTCTGTCATTCTGAGCAAAGCAAAAGAATCTCCTCATAATATAAGTTATGAGGAGAATAGAAAAAAGCTTTTGAAACTACTTGAATCAAAACCAATGAATGAAAGGAAAGCTAAATTCAGATGTGTAGTAGCAGTCGCACAGATGGGAAAACGAACAAAAATATTTGAGGGAAAAGTTTACGGCTATATAACTGAAGAGGAACGCGGTAAGTTCGGATTTGGTTACGACTCAATATTTATGGTTCCAAAATTAGGTAAAACATTTGCAGAACTGCCACCAGAGAAGAAGAATAAAATATCACACAGAGCACTTGCTCTTTTAAAAGCAAAAAAATATCTGAAAAATCAGTTATTAGTTGGGAATCAGAGTGAAAATAAAAAACACTAA
- a CDS encoding TldD/PmbA family protein: protein MWDLLETIMSYAKGWTEIRYHNKLINSVTIRKGELEQSNSIQQKGVGIRVIINGTLGFSSTSRVEKEVLIHVLTEANTAAISASNAKQKKIEGLQIGKLARGEFSPEIHDAVTSYSIEEKISLVRKIEEWVRKASPLIQSAICSYLESLDEKYILTSDGAKVHILDSKPEFRVTAVGFKKGEMQTGTKSIGVTGGWADLFKEKTAEELADEAAKLAVDLLSAPYPEGGRAWVILSPELVGLLAHEAIGHTVEADFVLSGSIAKGKIGHPVASELITLVDSGNPQIKPNAAGIVLVDDEGVQTEQTVVIDHGILRSYLHNRETAKLFGVQPTGNARAWSYSDEPIIRMRNTYIEPGELELDELISEVNDGYFLKGAGGGQADSNAEFMFGVAEPYRIKNGKICELVRGVTISGQAFNVLKSCNGIGREFKWGLGTGYCGKGQMAKVDAGGPYLRCQAIIGGKQK from the coding sequence ATGTGGGATTTATTAGAAACCATAATGAGCTATGCAAAGGGATGGACAGAAATTAGATATCACAATAAGCTCATAAATTCAGTAACAATAAGAAAAGGCGAACTTGAACAATCAAACTCAATTCAACAGAAAGGGGTTGGAATAAGAGTCATAATTAACGGGACTTTAGGATTCTCAAGTACATCAAGAGTTGAAAAGGAAGTTTTAATTCATGTACTTACCGAGGCTAACACAGCTGCAATTTCTGCATCTAATGCTAAGCAAAAGAAAATTGAAGGGTTACAAATTGGTAAACTTGCAAGAGGAGAGTTTTCTCCTGAAATACATGATGCTGTTACTTCTTATTCAATTGAAGAAAAAATCTCACTCGTCCGTAAAATAGAAGAATGGGTGAGAAAAGCTTCTCCTCTTATACAGTCAGCTATCTGTAGCTATCTTGAATCGTTAGATGAAAAATATATCCTTACATCAGATGGTGCTAAAGTTCATATATTGGATTCAAAACCTGAATTCAGAGTTACGGCAGTTGGTTTCAAAAAAGGAGAAATGCAAACAGGGACAAAGTCAATTGGAGTAACTGGTGGATGGGCTGATTTATTTAAAGAAAAGACTGCTGAAGAATTAGCAGATGAAGCTGCAAAACTTGCAGTTGACCTTCTATCTGCACCATATCCTGAAGGTGGAAGAGCATGGGTTATACTAAGTCCAGAACTGGTAGGCTTACTTGCACATGAGGCAATAGGACATACAGTAGAGGCAGATTTTGTTCTATCGGGTTCAATTGCAAAGGGTAAAATTGGACACCCTGTAGCTTCTGAGCTTATAACCCTTGTGGACTCAGGAAATCCACAAATAAAGCCAAATGCAGCTGGAATAGTTCTTGTAGATGATGAAGGGGTGCAAACAGAGCAAACTGTTGTTATAGACCATGGAATACTACGCAGTTATCTACATAATCGGGAGACTGCAAAATTATTTGGAGTGCAACCAACTGGGAATGCACGTGCTTGGTCATATTCAGATGAACCAATAATAAGGATGAGGAACACTTATATTGAACCAGGAGAACTTGAGCTTGATGAACTTATCTCAGAAGTCAATGATGGATATTTTTTGAAGGGTGCTGGAGGGGGGCAAGCAGACTCAAATGCTGAATTTATGTTTGGTGTAGCTGAACCTTATAGAATCAAAAATGGTAAAATTTGTGAACTTGTGCGAGGTGTAACAATCTCAGGACAGGCATTTAATGTGCTTAAATCATGTAATGGAATAGGACGAGAGTTCAAATGGGGGCTTGGAACTGGATATTGTGGTAAGGGACAAATGGCAAAAGTAGATGCAGGTGGTCCTTATCTTAGATGCCAAGCGATTATAGGAGGAAAACAAAAGTGA
- a CDS encoding TldD/PmbA family protein, which yields MELIEICEQGLKEAIKLGASEVEIYAASSKHIEVTIEKNDIQIAKSQIEDGVGIRVFKDKRLGFASLNDFSEIKEGCKRAVELAKASPKDEYNKLPEPVEIKKVDKIYDPDSEDFGVKQALEHGICMLNEARNYDQRITVDNGSFTANIAHRAVANSNGVRVNERTSSFVYYIVGMAVDGENVSSFEYEFDGVRFVNQIDTRIVAQEMAKNVVNSIGAGKGESFKGSVILSPNSVGELIVGPMLFALNANNVQKGMSKWVGKIGKKVGTSNLIVEDNGVIPGGLGSSAFDREGMPHYPLTMIKNGELISYMYNTYTATKEHRTTTGHASGSTAQIPGIGPTNFIIKEGTITKDKLIRGVRQGVIVTRFSGFPNPVTGEFSGAVKGGWLIKHGEPVKPLCETLIHGNIYDLLTQISGISIERKKVLNYILPWICIDGVSVTAG from the coding sequence ATGGAGCTAATTGAAATATGTGAGCAAGGGTTAAAGGAAGCAATTAAACTTGGTGCTTCAGAAGTAGAAATCTATGCGGCATCATCAAAACACATAGAAGTGACCATAGAGAAAAATGATATCCAGATTGCAAAGTCACAAATTGAAGATGGTGTGGGCATAAGAGTTTTTAAGGACAAGAGACTTGGGTTTGCTTCATTAAACGATTTTAGCGAGATTAAAGAAGGCTGTAAACGGGCAGTTGAACTCGCTAAAGCATCGCCAAAGGATGAATATAACAAACTACCAGAACCTGTTGAGATTAAAAAAGTAGATAAAATTTATGACCCGGATTCAGAAGATTTTGGAGTTAAACAAGCACTTGAGCACGGAATTTGTATGCTTAACGAAGCAAGGAATTATGACCAAAGAATAACAGTTGATAATGGTTCATTTACAGCAAACATAGCGCATAGAGCAGTTGCAAATTCAAATGGGGTAAGAGTAAATGAGAGAACGAGTTCTTTTGTTTATTATATTGTGGGGATGGCAGTTGATGGAGAAAATGTATCGTCCTTTGAGTATGAATTTGATGGAGTTAGATTTGTAAACCAAATTGATACACGAATTGTAGCACAGGAAATGGCAAAGAATGTAGTTAACTCAATTGGAGCTGGTAAAGGTGAAAGTTTTAAGGGCTCTGTAATACTATCACCTAATTCAGTTGGCGAGCTCATTGTGGGTCCAATGTTATTTGCATTAAATGCAAATAATGTACAAAAAGGAATGAGTAAGTGGGTAGGAAAAATTGGTAAAAAAGTAGGGACTTCAAATTTAATAGTAGAAGATAACGGCGTCATCCCGGGCGGACTTGGAAGTTCTGCATTTGACCGCGAAGGGATGCCACATTATCCACTCACAATGATTAAGAATGGGGAATTAATATCTTATATGTATAATACCTATACAGCTACAAAGGAACATAGAACAACAACCGGGCATGCCTCAGGCAGTACAGCACAAATTCCAGGAATAGGACCGACTAATTTTATAATAAAAGAGGGAACAATCACTAAGGATAAATTAATTAGAGGAGTTAGGCAGGGTGTAATTGTAACTCGATTTTCTGGTTTTCCAAATCCAGTAACTGGCGAATTTTCAGGTGCAGTTAAAGGGGGCTGGCTTATAAAACATGGTGAGCCTGTAAAACCATTATGTGAAACTTTGATTCATGGAAATATATACGATTTATTAACTCAGATATCAGGAATTTCAATTGAACGCAAGAAGGTATTAAACTACATCTTACCCTGGATTTGTATAGATGGCGTATCTGTGACTGCGGGTTAA
- a CDS encoding zinc ribbon domain-containing protein yields the protein MPTYEFECKKCDYKFEVFTSISEKKHTKCPKCGSSKLTQILGSFFLSGVKDTSSSGCETCKTPTCATCPISKQDTK from the coding sequence ATGCCAACTTACGAATTTGAGTGTAAAAAGTGTGATTATAAGTTTGAAGTGTTTACGAGTATCTCAGAAAAGAAGCATACAAAATGCCCAAAGTGTGGTAGTTCTAAACTAACACAAATTTTGGGTAGCTTTTTCTTGAGTGGGGTAAAAGATACTTCAAGTTCCGGATGCGAGACTTGTAAGACTCCAACCTGTGCCACCTGTCCTATTAGTAAGCAAGATACTAAATAA
- a CDS encoding rhodanese-like domain-containing protein, with amino-acid sequence MRKFFILLCILASGCVIMRPQKLDERRYQNITPQQLMELIEHNEKFVLVDVRSPEEYADGHINKAINIPHAEIKLKSRQLGCKCGKVVVYSRNGHAGEIVAQTLLELGFKKAVNLYGGIETWEKAGGKLIK; translated from the coding sequence ATGCGTAAATTTTTTATCCTTTTATGTATTCTTGCATCCGGTTGTGTTATAATGAGACCCCAGAAACTGGATGAAAGGAGATACCAGAACATTACTCCACAACAACTTATGGAACTAATTGAACATAACGAGAAATTTGTTTTAGTAGATGTTAGAAGTCCTGAAGAATATGCTGATGGGCATATAAATAAAGCAATTAACATCCCTCATGCTGAGATAAAACTCAAATCAAGACAATTAGGGTGCAAGTGTGGTAAAGTGGTAGTTTACTCCAGGAATGGTCATGCGGGTGAAATAGTGGCCCAAACTCTATTGGAATTGGGGTTTAAGAAAGCGGTAAATTTATATGGTGGAATTGAAACATGGGAAAAAGCTGGTGGTAAGCTTATAAAATAA
- a CDS encoding DUF4159 domain-containing protein, with protein sequence MYLIVVFCFISYNITLARVKYSGGGDWYNDPSMLPNLAHEINKRTTIRVDPEQHIVSLSDVELFNYPFIFITGHGNIKLSDSEVKQLREYLTKGGFLYADDDYGMDEYFRREIGKVFPGIKLEELPFKHPIYHSFYDFDYLPKIHKHDDKPPKGYGIFYQGRLVVFYTYETNISDGWADPWVHNDPAEKREEAFKMGVNILMYAILHNE encoded by the coding sequence GTGTATTTGATAGTTGTTTTTTGTTTCATTAGTTATAATATTACACTTGCAAGGGTTAAATATAGTGGAGGTGGTGATTGGTATAATGACCCATCAATGTTGCCAAATCTGGCACACGAAATTAATAAGCGGACAACTATTAGAGTAGACCCGGAGCAACATATAGTCTCATTGAGTGATGTAGAGCTCTTCAATTATCCATTTATTTTTATAACAGGACATGGAAATATAAAACTTTCAGATAGTGAAGTAAAACAGTTAAGAGAGTATCTTACAAAAGGCGGTTTCCTATATGCGGACGATGATTATGGCATGGATGAGTATTTTAGACGTGAGATTGGTAAAGTCTTTCCCGGCATTAAACTTGAGGAGCTTCCATTTAAGCATCCTATATATCATTCATTTTATGACTTTGATTATCTTCCTAAAATTCATAAGCATGATGATAAGCCTCCAAAAGGCTACGGTATCTTTTACCAAGGACGGCTTGTCGTTTTTTATACATATGAGACAAATATATCAGATGGGTGGGCAGACCCATGGGTACATAATGACCCGGCTGAGAAAAGGGAAGAGGCATTTAAAATGGGTGTCAATATATTAATGTATGCCATCTTACATAATGAGTGA
- the amrS gene encoding AmmeMemoRadiSam system radical SAM enzyme: protein MKKESLLYDRLKNNRVRCNICQRRCIIAQDKLGYCTTRLNEVGKLYTLIYGEVSTWMISPAELKPIFHFYPGSKWLSLGSIGCNFRCPGCQNWDIAHYKFLSADRQDKSLLSLRGAKRRSNQNTNYISPEDGLKIADKYNCLGISWTYNEPTVWFEYTLDFAKLAKASGFYTNYVTNGFITPEALDVIGPWLDVFRVDIKGFSNKFYKKLANISEFNGILEVTELAKHKWNMWVEVVTNVIPGYNDDIETFHRIADWIKQTLGPDTPWHITRFIPHCELQHISYTPIKTLENAREIGVSKGLKFVYIGNVTGHPYENTYCPNCKKMLIKRHNYVIEFNYVENGRCKYCGEPIPVCDLGNRV from the coding sequence CTTGGCTATTGCACTACACGGCTAAATGAGGTGGGTAAGCTTTACACTTTAATTTATGGTGAAGTATCTACTTGGATGATTTCACCAGCTGAGCTAAAGCCTATTTTTCATTTCTATCCTGGAAGTAAATGGCTTTCATTGGGTTCAATTGGATGCAATTTTAGGTGTCCGGGTTGTCAAAATTGGGATATTGCACATTATAAGTTCCTGTCCGCCGACAGACAAGATAAGAGTCTTTTGTCATTGCGAGGAGCGAAACGACGAAGCAATCAAAATACGAATTATATTTCTCCTGAGGATGGGTTAAAAATAGCTGATAAATACAATTGTCTTGGCATATCTTGGACTTATAATGAGCCTACCGTTTGGTTTGAGTACACTCTTGATTTTGCTAAACTTGCCAAAGCAAGCGGTTTTTATACTAATTATGTGACTAATGGATTTATCACACCTGAAGCTCTTGATGTTATAGGGCCATGGCTTGATGTATTTAGAGTAGATATAAAGGGATTTTCAAATAAGTTTTATAAAAAATTAGCCAATATTAGCGAATTCAATGGCATATTAGAGGTAACTGAGTTAGCAAAGCATAAATGGAATATGTGGGTTGAAGTAGTGACAAATGTGATTCCAGGTTATAATGATGATATTGAAACTTTCCATAGAATAGCAGATTGGATTAAGCAAACTCTTGGTCCCGATACTCCATGGCATATTACGAGATTTATTCCGCATTGTGAACTACAACATATTTCTTATACTCCAATAAAGACACTTGAGAATGCAAGAGAAATAGGTGTAAGTAAAGGATTAAAATTTGTCTACATTGGCAATGTTACAGGCCATCCTTATGAGAATACTTACTGCCCAAATTGTAAGAAAATGCTTATAAAGAGGCATAATTATGTAATTGAGTTTAACTATGTAGAAAATGGGAGATGTAAGTATTGTGGTGAGCCAATTCCAGTGTGTGATTTAGGCAATAGAGTTTAA